From the Lathyrus oleraceus cultivar Zhongwan6 chromosome 4, CAAS_Psat_ZW6_1.0, whole genome shotgun sequence genome, one window contains:
- the LOC127076043 gene encoding ribonuclease H2 subunit A-like: protein MICAFQVYIDTVGDPGKYEAKMSKNFPSIKFVVAKKADSLYPVVSGASIAAKVTRDRAVRDWVLDETADNIHRNFGSGYPADPATKSWLENHKHSIFGFPTLVRFSWGTCSTYFKSGAEVLWS from the exons ATGATTTGTGCTTTTCAGGTTTATATTGATACGGTCGGAGATCCAGGGAAATATGAGGCAAAAATGTCTAAAAATTTCCCATCTATCAAATTTGTGGTTGCTAAGAAAGCTGATAGTCTTTATCCTGTTGTCAGTGGTGCAAGTATAGCTGCAAAG GTTACGAGGGACCGAGCTGTAAGAGATTGGGTGCTCGATGAGACTGCTGATAATATACACAGGAACTTTGGTTCTGGATATCCTGCAG ATCCCGCAACCAAGTCTTGGCTAGAAAATCACAAACATTCTATCTTCGGTTTTCCAACATTGGTTCGGTTTAGTTGGGGAACTTGCAGCACTTATTTTAAAAGTGGTGCTGAAGTTTTATG GTCTTAA
- the LOC127137924 gene encoding probable fructokinase-6, chloroplastic — MLADILKENNVNNQGMRFDPGARTALAFVTLRSDGEREFMFYRNPSADMLLQEDELDLDLIRKAKIFHYGSISLITEPCKSAHIAAAKAAKDAGVFLSYDPNLRLPLWPSADSAREGILSIWETADIMWFKLAERGTTERFSQVCQCLWCIDCD; from the exons ATGCTTGCTGATATACTCAAGGAAAATAATGTAAACAACCAAGGGATGCGTTTTGACCCTGGTGCACGTACTGCCTTAGCATTTGTTACACTGAGGAGTGACGGAGAGCGAGAGTTCATGTTTTATCGTAATCCCAGTGCTGATATGCTGCTCCAAGAAGATGAACTAGACTTGGACTTAATCAGAAAG GCCAAGATCTTTCATTACGGGTCGATCAGTCTTATAACAGAACCATGCAAATCGGCACATATAGCTGCTGCAAAGGCAGCAAAAGATGCCGGCGTATTTCTGTCTTATGACCCTAACCTGCGGCTTCCTTTATGGCCTTCTGCAGATAGTGCTAGAGAAGGGATTCTGAGTATATGGGAGACTGCAGACATCATGTGGTTTAAACTTGCAGAAAGAGGAACAACTGAGAGATTCTCTCAAGTTTGCCAATGCTTGTGGTGCATTGACTGTGACTGA